AGGAAGTTGACGCCCCGGTCGACGGCCGAGTGGATGATGCGTACGCAGTCGTCGTGATCGCGGTTGCCGACGGACCCGAACATCATCGTGCCGAGGCAGTGGACGCTCACCTCGATACCGGTGCCGCCGAGCGTGCGGTAACGCATGTGCTGCTCCCTCGCTGGTCAGGCCCCCATCGGGGCATACGCGGGCACTCTAGGACTTGGAGTGCGGTCGAAGGCAAGCACCACGGCCCCCGGCGCGGGCCGGCTTGGCGCGGCGCGGGCGGGCGGCTTGGTCCGCCTGGCTCGGCCTTGGGCGTCCGCCCGGCCGGGGGCCGATACTTTGGTCACCCCCGCGGATCCCTTCGGCCGATGCCGGCCCCGGCCGCCTCTGCCTAGCCTCGGCGCATGAAGGCAATCCTGGGGTTCATCAGTTTCGTACTGGTCGCGTCGGGCGTCACCGGACTGCTCCACCAGTGGGTCGACTGGATGCCGACGATCTTCGGCTTCTCCCGCTTCATCGTTCCCGACGGACACGAGGTGCTGGGCTATGTCGTCATGACGCTGCTCGGGGGCGCGGTGGGTTTTCTCTCCGACGCCGTCAAGAAGCACGTGGCCGCCTGAGCATGGATCTGGACAAGGGACCCGGACCTGCCGAGTCCGCCGAGGCCACCACCGTCCTGTCCCAACCGGCCTGGCTCGTCCCGGCGTTCGGCGCGGCCGGGGCACTCGCCGGCTGGCTGCTCAAACTCCTCGCCAACTGGCTGGTGACCCTGCGCTGGGCCCCGATGAAGGGCCCGGCGGAGCTGCTGAACGCAGTCCCCGAGCCCTGGCTCACCGTCCTCGGACTGACGGTGGGCGCGGTGCTCGGGGTGCTGGTGGGGTTCATCGCGCTGCACGAGTCGCTGACCGTACGGGTGTCGGACACCCAGGTGACGCTCACGATCCGCGGCGAGTCCCGCGAGCTGCGCCGCGCCGACGTCGGTGTCGTCCATCCGGACGGCAAGTTCCTCGTACTGCTCGGCCGTCACACCGAGGAGACGGCCCGTGAGCCCTGCGATCTGGACCGCGCGGAGCTGGCCGCCGCCTTCACCGCCCACGGCTGGAACTGGGCCGCCGATGACCCCCACCGGGCCGGCTTCCATCTCTGGGTCCCGGACACGCCGGGCCTTCCGGTGGGCGCGAACGCCCTGTTGAGCGCCCGCGCGCACGCGATGGGGAAGACGGGGACGGCGGAGGACGTACGGGCGCTGCGGGACGAGTTGAACGGCCTGGGCCTGGCGGTCCGCGACGAGAAGAAACGCCAGTACTGGCGGCTGCCCGCGGCGCCCCCGCCCGGGGCTTGACGGGCGTGACCGACCCGACCGACCCGACCGACCCGACCGACCCGACCGACCCGACCGACCCGACCGACCCGACCGGCCCGACCGGCCCGACCGGCCCGACCGGCCTGACCGGCTGCCTCCGCCGAACGACCTCTCTCCAGTGGTTGGCTTTGAGCTGCTTCGACCGAAATGCAGTGATTGCATGTGGCGATGCCCCAGGAGAGCCACGAGAGCCGAGAGCGTCCAGAGAGGCAGGCCGCCCCATGACCACCGACCCACCCAGCCGCATCACCACCCCCTTCGACGCCGAGTCCACCGCCGCCGAGGTCGTCGCCGGTATCGACCTCGCCGGGCGCCGCGCCGTCGTGACCGGCGCGTCCTCCGGCATCGGCATCGAGACCGCCCGCGCCCTCGCCGGCGCGGGCGCCGAGGTCACCCTGGCCGTACGTGACGTCGACGCCGGCGAGCGCACCGCCCAGGACATCACCGGCACCACCGGCAGCAGGCGCCTGTCCGTCGCCCGGCTCGACCTCGCAGACCAGCGGTCCGTCGCGGAGTTCGTCGCCGGGTGGGAGGGGCCGCTGCACATCCTGATCAACAACGCGGGTGTGATGTACACGCCGGGGCTGCGGTCGCCGGAGGGCTGGGAGCTCCAGTTCGCCACGAACCACCTCGGCCACTTCGCGCTCGCCACCGGCCTGCACCCGGCACTCGCCGAGGCGGACCGGGCCCGGGTCGTCGCGCTCACCTCGGTCGGGCATCTGCGGCAGGGGATCAGGTTCGACGACATCAACTTCCGTAACGGCCCCTTCGACACCGTGCTCGCGTACGGCCAGTCCAAGACGGCCACCGCGCTCTTCGCGGTCGAGGCGAACCGCCGCTGGGCCGCCCAGAGCATCACCGTCAACGCGGTCCACCCCGGCGCGGTCCTGACGAACCTGTCGCGCTACATGAGACAGGAGGACCTCGACAAGGCAGCTGCCCAGTACACCGTCAAGACACCCCAACAGGGCGCGGCCACCTCCGTGCTGGTGGCGACCTGGCCGGGCCTCGAAGGCATCGGCGGCCGGTACTTCGAGAACTGCAACGAGGCGCGCCCCTACCGCGAGGGCGAACCGGGCGGCGTGGCCCCGCACGCCCTCGACCCGGCGGCGGCCGAACGCCTGTGGCAGGTGTCGCTCGACATGCTGTCCTCCGCGACTCGGCCCTGACACCCACCCACCCGCCTCAGCCGCCCGCCTCCTCCAGCAGCCGCACGGTCTCCGCATACGGCCCGGTCCGCGCCCACTCCAGCGGCGAGCGCCCACTGCCGCCGTCCTCACACAGGCGCGGATCGGCGCCGTACGCGAGCAGTTCGCGTACGGCGCCGACGTGCCCCCAGCACGCCGCCCCGCACAGCGGCGTGCCCCGCTCGGTCCACCCGATCCTCAACTCGTCCGCAGCATCAAGCCGATGCCGACCACCATCAGCCCCGCCGCCGCGATGCGTGGTGTGCCGAAGCGTTCCTTGAAGAACACCGCCCCTATCGCCGCCCCCACGATGATCGATGTCAACTCTTGCTGAAGCCGTAATTAATTGCCTGGTCAGGGCCTTATACGCAGGCGGCAGGTCAGAAGGGAAGCTCTGGCCTGCTCGTGCGTCGTGGCCCACGGGGCTGTTCCACGAGTATGGATGTTGTCGCGACACTGTGCGCGATGGTCGCATGGCAGGTCGGCGGATCTGAGGAGTTGGTGGGGGCATGCCGTCTGGTGCTGAACTGAACGCGGAAGAAGGCTTCACCTCGGCCGTCACTACGCGGGTGGCGGTAGAGGCATGCCGACAAGCGGGGCTCGATGGTGACGGGGCCCGTCTGATCCGCCTGGGTGAGAACGCTCTGTTCCGTCTGGAGGCGCATCCGGTGGTGATCCGGATCGCCCGGTCGACCGAGTATCTGGAGTCCGCCCAAGGTGAGGTCGCCGTCTCTCGCTGGCTGGCCGGTGAGGGCTTCCCGGCGACGCGGGCTCTGGATGATTTGGAGCAGCCCGTGATCAACGGTGGTCACCCGGTGACGTTCTGGCACTTGATCGAGGAGAGCGACCGTAAGCCGACGTACGGCGAGCTGGGGGCGATCCTCCGCGATCTCCACTCGCTCAGCCTGCCCGCTTCCCTGAGTCTCCCTCCGTACCCGGTGCTGGACCGGACGGACCGACGTATCAACGCGGCGACCGGGATACCGGAGGACGACCGCGCGTTCCTGCGTAAGCGCGCGCGTGAACTCCGTGGCCGGGTCGGGGAGTTGCGCTTCGAGTCGCGGAAGGGGCCCGTACACGGGGACGCTCACGTACAGAACCTGATGGTGGACCGTACTGACCGGGTGATCCTGATCGACCTGGAGAGGTTCGGTTACGACCATCCTGAGTGGGACCTGATGGTCACGGCCACGGAGCATCACAGCTTGGGTTGGCAGACTCCGCAGGAGTACGGGGCGTTCGTCGGTGCGTACGGTCGGGATCTCCGCTCGTGGGCGGGGTTCTCCACCTTGCGGTCGTTGCAGGAGTTCAACACTCGTCGTCCAGGCATCGCATCGCGGTTTGCACGTCGCCGTTGAACTGCTGGACGGCAGGGTTGTGTGCGTGGACCGACACCTCACGCTGGAAGTCACTGACGTAGCGTTGAAAGCGCGCGGACTGAAGGGCGTCGCCTGCTTCGACGGCTAAGCCGGCGGTCGTCACGGCGGCCTCAAGGTCGCCATTGAGTAGCTGGCTCTGAGCGAGAACCATGCGACAAAAGCCTAGAGTACGGGCGTACTTGGGATCGGTTAGCTCAACGGCGCGCTCTGCGAGCCGGACAGCATCGGGCCCCTGGCCGAGATCCCGGAAGCAGTGAGCGTTTTCCAACCTCAGGTTGACGCGTGGTGAAGACGAGGACGGCCTTCACCATGTCGGTGATCCGGACAGGTGTCGAGGTCCGCATCCGCGAGACCGACCTGACCGATCCGACCTGCGGACTGCGCGCCGGACTGGTCGACGTCGCTCTGACCCGTGGGCCGTTCGACGAGACAGGTCTGACAGTGCACGAGCTGCGCGTCGACCCAGTCGGCGCGGTGCTGCGCGCCGATGATCCACTGGCCCGCCGCGACCGCCTGAAGGTGGCCGACCTGGCAGACAGGCGCTGGTTCCGGTTCCCGGACGGCACGGATCCGATCTGGCATTCGTACTGGAACGGCGGGGAGCCGCGCGAGGGTCCGGTGGTACGCGCTGTCCAGGAGTGCCTGCAGGCCGTGCTCTGGAACGGAACAGTCGGCATTGCCCCGTTCGGGCAGGACCTGCCCAGGGAGCTGGCTGTGGTGCCGCTGATCGACATTGCGCCGAGCCGCGTGGTTGCGGCGTGGAACGAGGATGACCCGAATCCGCTGGTCCGGTCGTTCGCTCAGATCGCCACAGTCGCTTACCGGGCTGAGCGTTCCGCGGCCGGCGAAGGCATGGCGTGTCCGCGTGCGTACCGTGAGTGGGGGCGACAGCGCTCGGCGGGTACATCAACACCGACTCGTCGTCCTGCACCGTAAACCAAACATCCAGGGCCTAGGCCGGCGCTCTAAAAGGACGAGTCAGGCGCCCAGGCAGGGTCGTCCCAGGGGGCTGGGGGCCTGGAGGTACGCAATTGCCTCCACAGCGGCACGGCGCTCGTTCCCGGTGGGGGCATCGAGACCTGGGGGGCGGGCTGGCCGTTGGTGATGATGTTCTGCTCGAATCCGGCCGGGGTGAGCATGTTGTAGACACGGCCGACTTCGGATTCGACGCGGAAGCCGTGGCGGACCTTGGGCGGCAGGTAGATGTAGCTGCCGGGTCCGGCCGGGATCTCCTCGTCTCCGACGGTGAACACGAAATCACCTTCGAGGATGAAGAACGCCTCTTCCTCCTTGTCGTGGACGTGCGGTGGGGCGACGAGTCCTTGCGGACACAGTTCCTCGAACGTGCAGGACCGGCCGTCGGTCTGGCTGCCGTCGGCGAGCACTCTCCAGTACGTGCCGACGTTCCAGTAGGCCGGGGACTGGTCCGGCGCCCAGACATAGGGGCGGGCGGTGCCGGCGCTGTGGGGGAAGCTGGCCATAACGGTCCCTTCGGTCTTTAGTGCGTGGGGGAATGGATGACGGAGTCGACGGTGATGGTCAGCAGGAGCCGGGTCTGGCCCGGGCCGCCGTACGAGGCGTAGGGGTGGCCTGTGTACTTCTGGGCGAGGTGTTCGATGCTCGCGGCGGCGCCGTCGGTCGTGGCGCTGGTGACGCGTCCCCGTACGGAGAAGTAGCGGGAGGTGTCATCCGGGTCGGCGATGCTGACGGCCACACGGGGGTCGCGTTGAACGTTTTTGGTTTTGCGGTAGCCCTCGACGGTGTTGATGAGAATGTGTTCACCATCGGTGTCGACCCAGGTCTGGGTGAGCTGAGGCGAGCCGTCCGGCATGGTGGTGGCGATGAAGCAGGGGCTGGGCCGGTCCAGCAGTTTGAGGAGTTCGCCGGGCAGGGGTGTCATGAGGTATCGCCCTTCCTGGGGGGAAGCTGTCGGTGTGAGGTGCCGATGCCGGCGGTGCACTCAGCGCAAGGAACGGAAGGTGGTCCGGACTTCGTCAACGAAGAGTGCCGGTTGTTCCAGGGCCGCGAAGTGCCCGCCCACCTCAAGCTCGTTGAAGTGGACGACGTTGCTGTAGCGGCGTTCCACCCAGCGCTGGGACTTCCGGACGTGCTCCTCCGGGAACATGCTGAATCCGGTAGGCAGTGCGATCGGTGCGGCGGCGTTCGGCGCGGAGGGCCGTGCCGACCGTGCCATTTCCCAGTAGGTCCGCGCAGAGGACGTCCCGGTGTTGGGAAGCCAATAGAGCATGATGTCGTCGAGCAGCTCGTCCAGGGTGAAAGATGCTTCCGCGTCCCCCGGCGTGCCGCAGGTGTCCTGGAACATCGCGTAGATCCAGGCAGCCAGGCCGATGGGGGACTCCGCGAGGGAGTAGCCAATGGTCTGAGGGCGGGTTGCCTGCTCCTTGGCGTAGCCCGAGAGGTTCTCCCAGAAGTAGGCGGCGCTGTCGAGCATTGCCTGCTCATGCTCGGTGGCGTCCCGGATCTCGTCGGGCGTTGGCGGGAACATGGCGAAGTTGAGGTGCAGCCCGACGCATCCGTCGGGGGCCTTGCGGCCGATCTCGTCGGTGACCGCGCATCCGAGGTCGCCGCCCTGGGCGCCCCATCGCCGGTAGCCGAGCCGGTCCATCAGCGTGATCCAGGCATCGGCGACCCGGGGGAATCCCCAGCCGGGTTCCGTAGGCCGGTCGGAGAACCCGAATCCCGGCAGCGACGGCACCACGAGATGGAAGGCGTCCCGCGGGTCACCGCCGTGGGCCGCGGGATCGGTCAGTGGGCCGATGACCTTGTGGAAATCGAGGACGGAGCTGGGCCATCCGTGGGTCATGACCAGCGGGAGGGCGTCCGGCTCAGGCGAGCGCACATGGAGGAAGTGAATGCCCAGACCATCGATGATGGTGCGGGACTGGCCGAAGCCGTTGAGGGTCTTCTCGCACCGCCGCCAGTCGTAGGTGTTGAGCCAGTAGTCGTGCAGCGCGCGGAGCTTCGCCAGCTGGGGTCCCTGGCTGGTGTCCAGAACGGTCTCTGGATCGGGCCACCGGGTGCGGGAGAGCCGCTCACGCAGGTCGGTCAGCTGTTCCTCCGGCACAGACAGGGTGAAGGGTTCGATGAGTTCGGACATGGGGCGTGCTCCTTACCGGGCAATGCCGCGCCGACTGCGACGCGGGTGGATTCAAGGGGGGCGGAATCCGGTGATTCAGAGGGTGTCGGGCTGACGGGTCCGTTCATCGGTGACAATCTCGGGCACCGCGTCCAGGACCTCCTGGAGCCAGGCGATCTCGGCGCGCAGCCTGTGCGCACTGTGACTGACCGCTAGTGCCTCGCTCACCGTCAGGTAGCCGCCGTCGATGGCGTTGGCGTTCAGCGCCTCGGTGTCGAAGAGCATGGAGGCGAGTTCATCCAGCCGGGATGCGATCACCGTGTGGAGCTCGTCCAGCTTCTCCGGGTCCAGGCGGGTGAGGGCCAGGTCGAACGGGTCCGGCTTCATCCAGATGTGGCGCAGACTCTCGGACTGGAGTTCCTTGAGACGCAGCCGCCCTTCACCGGTGATGCCGTACACCTGACGCTCGGGCAGATTGCCCTCCTTCTCGGTCCTGACCTCTTCGAGCAAGCCCTCAGCCAGCAGGCGCTTGATCGCCTGGTACAGGCTGCCCACGGACACGTCCGTCCACAGGTGCAGATGTTCCCGCTCGGCCTGGAGGCGCACCCTATGCCCGTGCATCTCGCCGTTCCTCGCGAACGTGTCGAGGATGAACAACCTGATCGATGACATACGACTACTCTTGCATGAGTACTCGTTCATAGGCAACCGGTCGATGTGCTGAACATCGGCTCCGGGAGCGACCGCGTCGAGGTCACGAACGGGATTCATCGCCGAGCTCACCGCCGTGACTGAACAGTGAGCGATTCCCAGCATCCCGATGCTGACCGCAAGCTGGACGCCCCTGCGCAACGACAAAGCCCCTGGTAGACGGGTTCTCGACCAAGATCACCCGTGCCTGCCAGGAGCTTCGCATGCTTGTCTACTCATCCTCGATCGATCTGTCCAGCCGAACCCTGCGGTTCCTTACCGGTCAACTGGCCGCGCGGCGGGCGAAGATCGGTACACGGTGGCGACGTCTGGCCGTCGGCCGCCAGGCTCTGCTCGCCCTCGCGCACCTGCGGTGCGGTGGTACCTACGCCCAGCTCGCTGCCGGATTCGACATCGGGATCGCCACGGTCTACCGCTATATACGCGAAGCTGTCGAGGCCCTGGCCGCCCTCGCGCCTTCACTCGCCGAGGCGATGCGGACGATCCGCGAGAAGGCGTTCGTGATCCTGGACGGCACTCTGCTGCCGATCGACCGGATCGCTGCGGACTCCCCGTACTACTCCGGGAAACACAAGCGCCACGGCATGAACATCCAGGTCCTCGCCGATCCGTTCGGACGCCTGCTCTGGGCCTCGCCCGCCCTGCCTGGATCGACCCAACCGGATCACCGACATG
The nucleotide sequence above comes from Streptomyces sp. NBC_01716. Encoded proteins:
- a CDS encoding epoxide hydrolase family protein, whose product is MSELIEPFTLSVPEEQLTDLRERLSRTRWPDPETVLDTSQGPQLAKLRALHDYWLNTYDWRRCEKTLNGFGQSRTIIDGLGIHFLHVRSPEPDALPLVMTHGWPSSVLDFHKVIGPLTDPAAHGGDPRDAFHLVVPSLPGFGFSDRPTEPGWGFPRVADAWITLMDRLGYRRWGAQGGDLGCAVTDEIGRKAPDGCVGLHLNFAMFPPTPDEIRDATEHEQAMLDSAAYFWENLSGYAKEQATRPQTIGYSLAESPIGLAAWIYAMFQDTCGTPGDAEASFTLDELLDDIMLYWLPNTGTSSARTYWEMARSARPSAPNAAAPIALPTGFSMFPEEHVRKSQRWVERRYSNVVHFNELEVGGHFAALEQPALFVDEVRTTFRSLR
- a CDS encoding aminoglycoside phosphotransferase family protein translates to MPSGAELNAEEGFTSAVTTRVAVEACRQAGLDGDGARLIRLGENALFRLEAHPVVIRIARSTEYLESAQGEVAVSRWLAGEGFPATRALDDLEQPVINGGHPVTFWHLIEESDRKPTYGELGAILRDLHSLSLPASLSLPPYPVLDRTDRRINAATGIPEDDRAFLRKRARELRGRVGELRFESRKGPVHGDAHVQNLMVDRTDRVILIDLERFGYDHPEWDLMVTATEHHSLGWQTPQEYGAFVGAYGRDLRSWAGFSTLRSLQEFNTRRPGIASRFARRR
- a CDS encoding PadR family transcriptional regulator; this translates as MSSIRLFILDTFARNGEMHGHRVRLQAEREHLHLWTDVSVGSLYQAIKRLLAEGLLEEVRTEKEGNLPERQVYGITGEGRLRLKELQSESLRHIWMKPDPFDLALTRLDPEKLDELHTVIASRLDELASMLFDTEALNANAIDGGYLTVSEALAVSHSAHRLRAEIAWLQEVLDAVPEIVTDERTRQPDTL
- a CDS encoding PPOX class F420-dependent oxidoreductase, translated to MTPLPGELLKLLDRPSPCFIATTMPDGSPQLTQTWVDTDGEHILINTVEGYRKTKNVQRDPRVAVSIADPDDTSRYFSVRGRVTSATTDGAAASIEHLAQKYTGHPYASYGGPGQTRLLLTITVDSVIHSPTH
- a CDS encoding cupin domain-containing protein; the protein is MASFPHSAGTARPYVWAPDQSPAYWNVGTYWRVLADGSQTDGRSCTFEELCPQGLVAPPHVHDKEEEAFFILEGDFVFTVGDEEIPAGPGSYIYLPPKVRHGFRVESEVGRVYNMLTPAGFEQNIITNGQPAPQVSMPPPGTSAVPLWRQLRTSRPPAPWDDPAWAPDSSF
- a CDS encoding YqeB family protein — its product is MDLDKGPGPAESAEATTVLSQPAWLVPAFGAAGALAGWLLKLLANWLVTLRWAPMKGPAELLNAVPEPWLTVLGLTVGAVLGVLVGFIALHESLTVRVSDTQVTLTIRGESRELRRADVGVVHPDGKFLVLLGRHTEETAREPCDLDRAELAAAFTAHGWNWAADDPHRAGFHLWVPDTPGLPVGANALLSARAHAMGKTGTAEDVRALRDELNGLGLAVRDEKKRQYWRLPAAPPPGA
- a CDS encoding SDR family NAD(P)-dependent oxidoreductase, with translation MTTDPPSRITTPFDAESTAAEVVAGIDLAGRRAVVTGASSGIGIETARALAGAGAEVTLAVRDVDAGERTAQDITGTTGSRRLSVARLDLADQRSVAEFVAGWEGPLHILINNAGVMYTPGLRSPEGWELQFATNHLGHFALATGLHPALAEADRARVVALTSVGHLRQGIRFDDINFRNGPFDTVLAYGQSKTATALFAVEANRRWAAQSITVNAVHPGAVLTNLSRYMRQEDLDKAAAQYTVKTPQQGAATSVLVATWPGLEGIGGRYFENCNEARPYREGEPGGVAPHALDPAAAERLWQVSLDMLSSATRP